The sequence CTTAAAGATTTGGACAGGGCAACGGCGCCTGGCAGCCGTTTTCCCGCAAATCGCCTCATTTGGAATCCCAATTGTCGCGGATCCAGCGCGTCAGGTTCTCCTCGCTGACGTCACCGGCAGCGAGCGACAAGATGATGGCGGCCGCTTCCGCCTCCGGCACAACGAAGTCGATGCCGTTAACGCCGAGAAACGTGTACAGCGCCAGCAGAGACGTACGTTTGTTGCCGTCGACGAACGGATGGTTGCGCGCGATGCCGAAGGCGTACGCCGCCGCCAGTTCAGGAAGACCGGCGCTCTCGTACGACCATTTGTTTTTTGGCCGATCGAGCGCGGATTCGAGCATGCCCTCGTCCCGCAGACCGCTTGCACCGCCATGGATCGCCAGCTGTTCGTCGTGGATCGCTATAATGATCCGGCGCGTCAGCCAGATCGGCTCGCTCATTTGGCAAGCTCGGCGAGCGCGTTGTGATAACGCTTCATGCCTCGCCGCGCGACTTCCATCGCCTTTTCGAAGTCGGGGTCATGCGGGGTCAGCAAGACGCCACCGTCCGATTGCTCGACCGGAAACAGCTTGTCGCCCTCTTTGAGATTCAGACGAGCCGCGAGCTCCTTCGGCAGGATAACGCCGATCGAATTGCCGATCTTGCGCACCTGCAGCACCGTCGATTCGTTCTTCAGGTCGTTGGGATTCGCGTTCTCATTCATAGCCACACCTCGTTATACATTTGTATAACATCAGCCCGCCGCCCGTTCAACAAATGTTTTACGGCCTTACCCTCATCCCATCGCCTCCAACTCGTCGATCATCCCCGCGATGACGCTGAGCCCGCCGTCCCAGAACTTGGGGTCCTTGGCATCCAGCCCGAACGGACGCAGCAGCTCGGAATAATGCTTGGTTCCTCCTGCGGCGAGCATGTCGAGATAGCGCTCGGCAAAGCCCTCGGCCGCGTGCTCGTACACCGCATAGAGCGAGTTCACGAGACAATCGCCGAAAGCATAGGCGTAGACGTAGAACGGCGAGTGGATGAAGTGGGGGATGTACATCCAGTAGTTCTCGTAACCCGCCTTGATCTCGATCGCCGGCCCCAGGCTCTCACCCTGCACCGATAGCCAGATCTCGCCGAGCCGCGTCGCGGTGAGCTCGCCGTTCTTGCGCTCGGTGTGGACCGCGCGCTCGAACGAATAGAACGCGACCTGCCGCACCACTGTGTTGATCATGTCCTCGACCTTGCCGGCGAGCAGCGCCTGGCGCTGCTTTGGGCTCTTGGTCTGCGCCAATAGCCGCCGGAAAGTAAGCATCTCGCCGAACACGCTCGCGGTCTCCGCCAGCGTCAGCGGCGTCGGCGCCATCAGTGCGCCGTTCTTCGCGGCGAGCACCTGATGCACGCCATGGCCGAGTTCGTGCGCGAGCGTCATCACGTCGCGCGGCTTGCCTTGGTAGTTCATCAGCACGTAAGGATGCGCCGACGGCGTGGTCGGATGCGAGAACGCGCCCGGCGCCTTGCCCGGACGCACCGGCGCGTCGATCCAGCGGTCGGCGAAGAAGCGCTCGGCAATGTCGGCCATCTCAGCCGAGAAGCCGCGATAGGCTGTCAGCACCATGTTGCGTGCATCGGGCCAGCCGATGACGTCGGTCGCGGCAAAGGGCAGCGGCGCGTTGCGGTCCCAATAGGCCAGCCGCTTCTTGCCGAACCACTTCGCTTTCAGCGCGTAGTAGCGGTGCGACAGCTTTGGATAGGCCGCGCGCACGGAAGCGACCAACGCATCCACCACCTCGCGCTCGACGCGGTTGTTGAGGTGCCGGGAGTCCGCGACATCCTGAAAACCGCGCCAACGGTCGG comes from Bradyrhizobium sp. CCGE-LA001 and encodes:
- a CDS encoding AbrB/MazE/SpoVT family DNA-binding domain-containing protein — its product is MNENANPNDLKNESTVLQVRKIGNSIGVILPKELAARLNLKEGDKLFPVEQSDGGVLLTPHDPDFEKAMEVARRGMKRYHNALAELAK
- a CDS encoding type II toxin-antitoxin system death-on-curing family toxin translates to MSEPIWLTRRIIIAIHDEQLAIHGGASGLRDEGMLESALDRPKNKWSYESAGLPELAAAYAFGIARNHPFVDGNKRTSLLALYTFLGVNGIDFVVPEAEAAAIILSLAAGDVSEENLTRWIRDNWDSK
- a CDS encoding M3 family oligoendopeptidase, whose translation is MTPRSKTALRKLATKKSAAKKSVAKAKPSKSSSAKSSSAKPASKTGKLPEWNLADLYSGIDAPEVARDLEKMDADCVTFETDYKGKLATGTANEDGGKWLAEAVRRYEAIDDLAGRLGSYAGLVHAGDSVDPKISKFYGDVSERLTAASTHLLFFALELNRIDDDILTRALEAPELAYYRPWIEDLRKEKPYQLDDKLEQLFLEKAQTGYSAFNRLFDQTISALRFKVGAKELAIEPTLNLLQDRDGAKRKAAAEALAKTFKANERTFALITNTLAKDKDISDRWRGFQDVADSRHLNNRVEREVVDALVASVRAAYPKLSHRYYALKAKWFGKKRLAYWDRNAPLPFAATDVIGWPDARNMVLTAYRGFSAEMADIAERFFADRWIDAPVRPGKAPGAFSHPTTPSAHPYVLMNYQGKPRDVMTLAHELGHGVHQVLAAKNGALMAPTPLTLAETASVFGEMLTFRRLLAQTKSPKQRQALLAGKVEDMINTVVRQVAFYSFERAVHTERKNGELTATRLGEIWLSVQGESLGPAIEIKAGYENYWMYIPHFIHSPFYVYAYAFGDCLVNSLYAVYEHAAEGFAERYLDMLAAGGTKHYSELLRPFGLDAKDPKFWDGGLSVIAGMIDELEAMG